Proteins encoded within one genomic window of Nordella sp. HKS 07:
- a CDS encoding IS110 family transposase, which yields MQAVTTIGFDIAKSVFQVHGIDADGQGVIRQRLKRSRVLGFFRKLSPCVVGIEACASSHHWSRELQALGHTVRLMPPAYVKPYVKRQKNDAADAEAICEAVQRPSMRFVPTKTPDQQACLMLHRTRHLFIRQQTALINAIRAHLAEFGIVAPVGRNGVEKLLDVVADPDDGRVPEIARECLEALGRQLWQLKRQILTFDQHINAWHRSNETSRRLDELPGVGPALATALVASIPDPRAFRSGRDFSAWIGLVPKQNSSGGRERLGNITKQGDRYLRSLFCAGALAVIRYAKIHGTKHRPWLAKLLERRPTKVAAIAFANKIARMAWAMMAKGERYREPVALAR from the coding sequence ATGCAAGCGGTGACGACAATCGGTTTCGACATTGCGAAGTCTGTTTTCCAGGTTCACGGCATTGACGCAGACGGCCAGGGGGTTATTCGCCAGCGTCTCAAGCGGTCACGGGTTCTCGGTTTCTTCAGGAAGCTTTCGCCTTGTGTGGTTGGTATCGAGGCATGCGCGTCCTCGCACCACTGGTCGCGCGAGTTGCAGGCACTCGGGCACACGGTTCGATTGATGCCGCCGGCCTATGTGAAGCCGTATGTGAAACGCCAGAAGAACGATGCGGCCGATGCCGAGGCCATTTGCGAGGCGGTGCAGCGGCCAAGCATGCGGTTCGTGCCGACCAAGACACCCGACCAGCAAGCCTGTCTGATGCTCCACCGTACGCGGCATCTGTTCATTCGCCAGCAGACTGCGCTGATCAATGCGATCCGCGCCCACCTTGCCGAGTTTGGCATTGTCGCACCAGTCGGCCGCAATGGCGTCGAGAAGCTGCTCGATGTGGTTGCCGATCCCGACGATGGACGCGTGCCCGAGATTGCGCGCGAGTGCCTGGAGGCACTGGGCCGTCAACTATGGCAGCTGAAGCGGCAGATCCTGACGTTCGACCAGCATATCAACGCCTGGCATCGCTCAAACGAGACCAGCCGTCGGCTCGACGAACTCCCCGGGGTCGGTCCGGCGCTGGCAACCGCGCTGGTCGCCAGTATTCCCGATCCGAGGGCGTTTCGCTCGGGACGCGACTTCTCAGCCTGGATTGGGCTGGTGCCGAAGCAGAACTCCAGTGGAGGCAGGGAGAGGCTTGGCAATATCACCAAACAGGGCGATCGATACCTGCGCTCGCTGTTCTGTGCTGGCGCGTTGGCGGTGATCCGATACGCGAAAATCCACGGCACCAAGCATCGGCCATGGCTTGCCAAGCTGCTGGAGCGGCGGCCGACAAAGGTGGCCGCGATCGCGTTCGCCAACAAGATTGCCCGCATGGCCTGGGCGATGATGGCCAAGGGCGAGCGTTACAGGGAACCCGTCGCGCTGGCTCGCTAG